From a single Nicotiana tomentosiformis chromosome 2, ASM39032v3, whole genome shotgun sequence genomic region:
- the LOC117277932 gene encoding phosphatidylinositol 4-kinase alpha 2-like isoform X2: protein MKRPVMCYREFDFFGKVTSISGALYPLHKEDQRAGIQRELEKIEMQGDDLYLPTAPNKIVKGIQIDSGIPLQSAAKVSIMITFNVADRDGDQNDIKPEACIFKKPTLPQVLSDFGE from the exons ATGAAAAGGCCCGTGATGTGTTACAGAGAGTTTGATTTCTTTGGCAAGGTCACATCTATATCAGGTGCACTCTATCCACTTCACAAGGAGGATCAAAGAGCTGGCATTCAAAG GGAGTTGGAGAAAATTGAGATGCAAGGAGATGATCTCTATCTACCTACTGCTCCTAATAAAATCGTGAAAGGGATTCAGATTGATAGTGGAATTCCCCTGCAATCAGCTGCCAAGGTTTCTATTATGATCACATTTAACGTAGCAGATCGAGATGGAGATCAAAATGACATAAAACCCGAGGCCTGTATATTCAAG AAACCAACACTGCCACAAGTTCTGTCAGACTTCGGTGAATAA
- the LOC117277932 gene encoding phosphatidylinositol 4-kinase alpha 2-like isoform X1 — MKRPVMCYREFDFFGKVTSISGALYPLHKEDQRAGIQRELEKIEMQGDDLYLPTAPNKIVKGIQIDSGIPLQSAAKVSIMITFNVADRDGDQNDIKPEACIFKEKETCLWSCIPATTFLHQFIPFGWLIDLRSIKEQNEPH; from the exons ATGAAAAGGCCCGTGATGTGTTACAGAGAGTTTGATTTCTTTGGCAAGGTCACATCTATATCAGGTGCACTCTATCCACTTCACAAGGAGGATCAAAGAGCTGGCATTCAAAG GGAGTTGGAGAAAATTGAGATGCAAGGAGATGATCTCTATCTACCTACTGCTCCTAATAAAATCGTGAAAGGGATTCAGATTGATAGTGGAATTCCCCTGCAATCAGCTGCCAAGGTTTCTATTATGATCACATTTAACGTAGCAGATCGAGATGGAGATCAAAATGACATAAAACCCGAGGCCTGTATATTCAAG gAGAAAGAAACCTGCCTATGGTCTTGCATTCCTGCCACGACTTTCCTCCACCAGTTCATTCCCTTTGGATGGTTGATTGACTTGAGAAGTATCAAAGAACAAAATGAACCTCATTGA
- the LOC104111827 gene encoding phosphatidylinositol 4-kinase alpha 1-like isoform X1 codes for MISATAKCNHAGGIAGMRRLYDSIGSLDLPTLGPDDMVGNLQPKTESFSDVLLTNFVQQLQKFVIYVEGGGEVDKSSFRETCSLATAFLLSDLGSDSKSNVESFSQLVHLLCWCPAYILTPDAMETGVFIWTWLVSAAPQLCSLVLAELVDAWLWTVDTKQGVFASEVRCCGPVAKLRPHLVPGEPEAPPEKDLVEQIMAHRLWLVFFIDHFEVVRHDMFHSFYFSGGYCKELPNCPGTFLPTLLLLAHFSPSCFLD; via the exons ATGATCAGTGCAACTGCGAAGTGTAATCATGCTGGAGGAATTGCTGGTATGAGAAGGTTATATGATAGTATTGGTAGCCTTGATCTCCCAACTTTGGGTCCTGATGATATGGTGGGAAATTTGCAGCCAAAAACTGAGTCCTTTTCTGATGTTTTACTTACAAATTTTGTCCAACAGCTCCAGAAATTTGTCATCTATGTTGAAGGAGGGGGAGAAGTGGACAAGTCATCTTTCCGTGAAACATGTTCTCTAGCAACTGCTTTTCTTCTCTCTGATCTG GGCTCTGATTCTAAATCAAATGTTGAAAGCTTTTCACAACTTGTACATCTTCTTTGCTGGTGCCCAGCTTATATATTGACACCCGATGCCATGGAAACTGGTGTATTTATTTGGACGTGGTTGGTTTCTGCTGCTCCTCAATTGTGTTCTCTGGTACTTGCTGAGCTTGTCGATGCCTGGTTGTGGACAGTGGACACAAAGCAAGGAGTTTTTGCATCTGAAGTTAGGTGTTGCGGACCTGTTGCTAAGTTAAGGCCTCACCTAGTACCCGGGGAGCCAGAAGCACCGCCTGAGAAGGATCTTGTTGAACAAATAATGGCCCACAGACTATGGCTTGTGTTCTTTATTGATCATTTTGAG GTCGTTCGACATGATATGTTCCACAGCTTTTACTTTTCTGGCGGTTATTGCAAGGAACTACCAAACTGCCCTGGAACTTTTCTTCCCACCCTGCTGCTACTGGCACATTTTTCACCCTCATGCTTCTTGGACTGA
- the LOC104111827 gene encoding phosphatidylinositol 4-kinase alpha 1-like isoform X2 codes for MLEELLLQKFVIYVEGGGEVDKSSFRETCSLATAFLLSDLGSDSKSNVESFSQLVHLLCWCPAYILTPDAMETGVFIWTWLVSAAPQLCSLVLAELVDAWLWTVDTKQGVFASEVRCCGPVAKLRPHLVPGEPEAPPEKDLVEQIMAHRLWLVFFIDHFEVVRHDMFHSFYFSGGYCKELPNCPGTFLPTLLLLAHFSPSCFLD; via the exons ATGCTGGAGGAATTGCTG CTCCAGAAATTTGTCATCTATGTTGAAGGAGGGGGAGAAGTGGACAAGTCATCTTTCCGTGAAACATGTTCTCTAGCAACTGCTTTTCTTCTCTCTGATCTG GGCTCTGATTCTAAATCAAATGTTGAAAGCTTTTCACAACTTGTACATCTTCTTTGCTGGTGCCCAGCTTATATATTGACACCCGATGCCATGGAAACTGGTGTATTTATTTGGACGTGGTTGGTTTCTGCTGCTCCTCAATTGTGTTCTCTGGTACTTGCTGAGCTTGTCGATGCCTGGTTGTGGACAGTGGACACAAAGCAAGGAGTTTTTGCATCTGAAGTTAGGTGTTGCGGACCTGTTGCTAAGTTAAGGCCTCACCTAGTACCCGGGGAGCCAGAAGCACCGCCTGAGAAGGATCTTGTTGAACAAATAATGGCCCACAGACTATGGCTTGTGTTCTTTATTGATCATTTTGAG GTCGTTCGACATGATATGTTCCACAGCTTTTACTTTTCTGGCGGTTATTGCAAGGAACTACCAAACTGCCCTGGAACTTTTCTTCCCACCCTGCTGCTACTGGCACATTTTTCACCCTCATGCTTCTTGGACTGA